The genomic stretch CGCCCGCTCCTCCGGCGAGGTGGACTGTTCTGGGAGTCCGATAAGCTCAATCTCGAAGCGACCAGCCTTCTCGACAGTGTCGATATAGAAGAGATCGTTGCCGATGTGGCGGAGCATTTCTTGAATGAGATCAGGACGCATCATCGTCGAATTTGACCAAGGGACCAAATTGTTGGCGAGCAACATGATCTTGCTCATGTCCTCCAAAGCAACGTCATGAGCGACCGCCAGCGCTTTTGTACTGATTAGGCTTTCTTCCTCCAGTGCTAAGAATGGGCGATGAAACCCGAGCTTCCCCGCGATGTGGAGCTTACGATTGACGAAGGTGACCTCCGATCCTTGTGCAATTCCCATCATGAACATGATGGCGCACATCGAGTAGCATTCCGCGCCTTCGTCAATGACTGTACCGACGCCGTTCTTGTAGAAGAATTCTGCCAGCTTAACGCCCTCGGAGACGTTTCCCCCCGGGCTGTTCAAGCAGATGGTGTCACGCGCAGAACTCTCGCCATCCACGCCAAGAAACTCCGTAGCGGCAATTTCAACCAGTCTGGAGAAGTCGCCTGGCACGATCTCTCCCTCAAGGGACAGAACGCATATTTCTTTATTAGATTTCCGTACTTCAGCACCGACCGCTGCACCTACCTGAAGAAATGCAATCCCGATAACGGCCATCAGGACCAGTTGCCTTGACCACGAATTATGCACTCTCACCATCTGCGTCCCCACTATACCCAGCCCATCCAACGCGCTGCGTGCCCTACTATGGAGGCGAGTGCAAAGAACAACGCTAGAGCGGCAATCACATAGACTAGCCAGTCAGGCATCCCAGCTCCTGCGCCTCTTCAAGGCTGTGCACATCACTAGTTCAGGCTCCTGATCAGGATCATCTGCTCCGTGGTCGACAGGACATCGCCTGTCTGCTCCTTCACACCCGCACTGCTGGCAGTTAGTCCATGGTCTTTGAGGGTGAAATTTCCCAGACCTAGAAGTGCCATCGCAGTTGTCGCAAGCTTCCATTACATCGCCTACAGCAGTGACGGTTGCATAGCGGGGGTCTCGCGTGCAGCTGCTCGCTGCGGAAGCAGGACTAGTTCACTCTCAGGCACAGGACGTTGGAGCCTCTTTGCCTCTTCCCATGGCGTCGTCAGCCATCTCTCCACGTCGTCCTGACTGCTGAGGATCACGGGCATCGCCTTAGGGTGGATAGGAGCGACGACTGCATTGGGCTCCGTGGTAAGGAAGGCGAAGAGATCGCATCGGATGAGCCCTTCCTTCACCTTCCTGACGCATTCCCAGTCCCGCACCCAAAGACCTGCGAAGAACATCAGCGGCTCGCTCTCGTCACGGGCGAACCATGCGTTTGGCGTCCGGCCGCCTTCAACCTTGCTCGCGGGATCAGGTTCGGCGAAACGCGTGAACGGGACGACGCAGCGGTTCTCGATGCCAGTCCAGCGCATCCAATGCTTGCTGGTCGTGTTCCGGATGTTGGTCGTGCCCCCATCCGGCTCCATCTTCAGCAGTTCCTGGAAGTCAACGTCCTTCCCCTTGGCCCGCAGCTTGTCGGCCCGCCTCGTCGCTGCTTGGTAAAGTGCCTGCTGCGAACTTGGCATTCCCCAGCGCACCCATGTCATCTCGCGGATGCCGTCGATGTTGCGCACGACGGGTGCCATCTGGTCGGGATAGATGTCGAGTGATGGCTGGAGGTTACCCAGACGGTCGAGGGCCTTAGTAATCGCCCGGATGGCTTCCTGATTGGTGGTGACGTTGTAGAGGTTGCACATCTACAGCTCATCCTCATATCTGCTGGCGCTCAGACTGTGAGAACCGACATAATCCTCTGGCCGAACAGAAACGATCCTGCGTTCTCCGACCAAGAACTTCCGCATCAGTGCCCTGACGATGTCCCGGGTAGCTTCCGCCCTGGCCGCGTCCCATTCCGTCTTGCTGCCCCAACGGTGGGCATCCTCGTCGTCAATATCGAACAGAGCGGTGAAAACGGTCAAGTAGACGTCGTGGCTGGTAGCAGGCTCGCCGTTGCCGTGATCCCAGTGGAACGAGAATGGGTGCAGTCCCTCATAAACGATGCGCCTGGCGATGGCGTGAGTGGCCTGAAGTTCGCGTCGCCTTGATCTCCCGGTGCCCGCGAAGGCGTTGATCGTCATCCGGTCGATGCATGCGATGCGATGCCTGATGGCCTCCTTGAGTTTCCCGGCAGCGTCACCCGTCATGCTTCGCCCCTCTCCGGCGAAGGGCTCCAACCGCGCGTGAAACCCCGGCTCATGGCGGCTTCGGTCAACGCCAATTGAAGTCGCAGGTGTCGGCAATCATCGAGGAGGGTGGCGATGGCCGCGCGAGCATCACCACCGTGCCAGGCAACAGCAGCCTCGACTTCATCGATGGGGTCTTCTTCTACTGGCGGCTCTACAGGCAATGCGGACACGGGTTCTCCTTCGCGCCGAGGCGCGTCTGCTGAGGTCTGGTTGTGATGGGAGCACGGCCGCCATGCGGCTCCTGTGTTCTCATTATGTTCTTCGGCGACGTGGAGTCAATGCGATTTCTTATTAAGCATTTCCTGCTGCAATGACTGAATGACCAAGCGCCCTCGCAAACCTGCTGCGCCGCTGCTCCACGAGCAGGACCTGCCGCTGAAAAGTGGGCGCGTGAGAAAGCGTGATCCGAAGCAGCCTGAGCTTCCTTTTGATCCCATGCCCGAGCGCGTAGAGCCTTGCCTGGCGAAGCTGGTCAGCAAGCCTCCTCATGGGGATGAGTGGTCATATGAGCTGAAGTGGGACGGCTATCGTCTCACGGTCCATATCGAACCCGGCCGGGTGCGTATCCTCACACGCGGCGGCCACGACTGGACGCATCGTTTCCCGAGCATCGAGGAAGAAGCGAGGCGGTTCTCACCCTCGACGATGATACTCGACGGTGAAGCCGTGGTGTTTAACGAACGCGGCATTCCCGACTTCGGCATGCTGCAGAACTCGCTTGGTGGCAGGGGAGGAAAACTCCCCTCGCGTAACTCCGTCCTTCTTGCCTTTGACCTTCTCTATCTCGACGGTCATGACCTAACCCGTATGGAGTACAGTGACCGACGGAACCTCCTTGAGGACGTGCTGGGGGAAAAGACCGGGGCCATTCGGCTATCTGAGGAATTTGATGAAGACCCGGATGAACTGCTGCGACATGCATGTGCTCACGAACTTGAAGGTATCATAGCCAAGCATCGCGATCGCCCCTATCGCTCCGGACGTACGGGCGACTGGCTGAAGATCAAGTGCGTGCAGAGAGACACCTTCGCCATCATCGGCTATGAACCGTCCAAGGCGGTGCCAGGTGCAATCGGCAGCCTGCTTCTGGCCGCCCTCAAGGGTCCTGACTATGTCTACGTCGGCAGCGTCGGGACGGGCTTCAGCCAGGATCAGGCGAGGTCGCTGAAGAAGCAACTCGACAAGCTGAAAACGAGCGTTCCACCTGTGCGTCTATCTGGTAAAAATCTGGTATTGACCGCGCCATCGCTCTTGGCGGAAGTGGAATACCGCGCATGGACACATACCAGGACCTTGCGGCATCCCTCGTTCAAAGGCCTTCGGGAGGTGGCCGACTGGGTGGAGGTATATAGCCTCTGAGAGCACGAGTGGGCAGGTTTATACTGCGCGCCTCGCCTAGACTTGTACGTCAAGGATGAATGTCTCGGGGGTGATAGCGAAGGATCGGCAAAACCTGTGCCTGTAATGCGCTACCTGACATTACACTGCACTGACGCAGCTTTGTGCCTTATCCTAAGCCCGACCTGTCACGCGAGCGCAATCGAGGTTGCGACAGGTCCTTTCCGATTGAAGCGAACCGAGAAATTCACATTTGTGCCGATCACAATGTCCTCGAACTCTCCGTCAATCAAGTTAGATTTGTGGGCCAACATCTCACGAGGATATCCCCCCGCTCGGATGAAAAACATGTGGCCAGATACATTTTGGACATATCCGGAAAGCCGGGGGATGCGCTTGGTGAAAATTGTCTCGTGTGTGGCTGCGGTTGACCGGAAAGCAGAAGGTGCTTTCAAGTCAATCTCTCCAAAGAGATCAGCAGCTTTTGACATCTCTCCCGTCGAAAACAAAAATTGCGCCAACTCGAAACGAGCTTCGTAGTTCGCATCTCCGGGAGAGTAGGCACGGCGAAGATGGCCCTCGATGGTGCTGTCATCGCCGGAATGACAAGTAAGGTGGTGTCTCGCGATCTCAGAGTGGATCGCCTTATCGTCAGGGTTTGTCGCCAAAGCGTCATTCAACACCTGAAGTGCCTCTTCGCGTCCGCGCTCCCGATAGATGCGAGAGACACGTATCGCCGCACCAGAGCCGCGGGGGTTCAATCGGAGCGCCTTTTCCAGCGCCCGGAGAGCGCGTTCCTCCTGGTCTAGTTCGTCTCGAAACCTAGCCTCGACCTGGATAATATCGGGATCATCCGGAAACTGTTGTAAGGCTAGACGGATACGGCTCTCCGTCTCTCTCGTTTTTTCTGCGAAGAACACAGCCTGATGCTCGGCGGGATCGTCGCCAAGCTCCCGCTTCAGTTCGGCGATCTCGTCCACTAGAAGTTTGCACCTACTCGATACTGCGAAACGATTGTTGCTCGACAACGCATCAAGGCGTTCGCGCGCACGTCGACGCAATTGATCCTTCAAAAGTGGTGAGTCCACTTTGGTGGCACGAATACGATCAATCTCAGCCTGGGTATGAATGACAGCGGTGTTCTTGTCATCGATTAAGCGTGCTTCGTTTGCCCGACGTTCGGCCTCCTCCACCGAGCCACGAGGATGATGTAGTTCGAAAAGCGCCCACTGCTGATAAAGGAAGGCCTGATTAGGCGCGACTGCGACGGCTGCCTCAAAGATTCTGCGGCCGTGAGCAGGTTCGCCAAACGCGTCGGCCAAGCTTCGGCCTTTCGTCATCTGTTCGAGCGCGTGAGAATCCGACGAATATCCGAAGTCCAGGCCGGTGATGAGCCGTGCGAATTGGTCCGCCTTCTGTTCATCTGAAGCGCAAGCCTGTCGAAACACAAGTTGGGCAACCCTTGAATGGCGAGTCCGATAGCTGTAATCCTTACTGTACCGATCCGTTTGTGCTTGGATGATGTTCTGTAGAGGGGCGAAGAATTTCTCTTGATAGTCTTCGAATGTAATCCCCGAGATGCGCGATATTGTACCAGCACGCGCACTAACTGAGAATTGATGCATTGTCGCGATGTCCAAGTACAGTTGCCGTGCTTGCTCTGGACTAATCCGTTGGTGTTCTTGCCTCAAAACTTCCTCGAAGGGCTTACCTAGAGTCAGCTGGTGGAGCGCGACGAGAAGTTGGCGTTCTGCTACGGTTTCGAAAAGGCGAACCTGTGCGTCTCGCGGTTCCTTTTCCAACAAACCAAGGCATTGGTGCTTTTGAAGGAGATCGATCAACCCATCGATCTCTCTGCGCGAAAGATACCTCACCTTGAGTTCAGGTCCGGGAAAGCGGGTTTCCAGCTCACCGCAGTAGGTGTTCCAATCGGCGTCGCGTTCAGCACCGACAACGACAAGTGGCAGCTTAGAAGTGCTCGGATGCTTCAAGAGCGCCATAATGCCATCAATGTGAAGCGCGACATCGTCAATAAAGAGATAGATCGTTTGGCCGGAAAGCTCGTAGAGCTCGAGAAAGACCTCAGGCCTTAATGCTCCTGAGGGATTGAACCATAGAACTAAGGCGTTTGATGACGTCGCAGCCTCAAATGCGGATCGCTTCAACGCGACGGTCTTCCCTGACCCTGCCGGACCTTTCACGCTCACGAAGACTGGGCCCGTTGGGGCTTCATTTTCAAGTATTGTCTTGTAGAGGATATCTTCCTCAACCTGTCGTCGGACATCAAGACGGTTCACGATTGCGCCCCATCCGGTGTCGTAGCCGGAGTAGAACTGCTCGGCGCTCTGTGCCTCATAGGGCATTCCCGCGTGGACGAATGTCAAGTCCGTCCGCAGGGAGCGATTCGTGGCATCTGATTCCAGCGTCCGCGACTTGAAAAAGCGACGTATGGGAAAGTCCGCGACGTCTGCCGCTTGACTCAATCGTCTGAAGAGTGGGGGCACCGCTTGGTCGAGTGCATTCATAAACTCACCAAAGTACGACTTGATGAGCTCCACGTTCTTGGTGCCCCAAAATGCCACGTCTTCGGCTTCCACGTTCGGCGTCACCATGTACCATCGTGGACGCTTGCCGGGCCCAAGACTGTATATAAGGTCTCGAATGTGGGCATCATCGAGCCTATATCCCACGAAGATAAAGGTATGCTCAAAGGCAAGGTCTTGTAGCCGGAGAAATAGTCTTTTGCGGTTCGTTGAATAGGACGAGTAGACTTCCCGTGACAGAACCGGAGGTATCCCCGTGTCATGGATGTGGTTTAGGCAACCGTGAAGCTTGAGGTAAGGTACCGGGTTCGCTTCCTCCCGCAGACGCTCATCAATAGGCTCGTCGTCTTTG from Pseudorhizobium banfieldiae encodes the following:
- a CDS encoding SOS response-associated peptidase, whose product is MCNLYNVTTNQEAIRAITKALDRLGNLQPSLDIYPDQMAPVVRNIDGIREMTWVRWGMPSSQQALYQAATRRADKLRAKGKDVDFQELLKMEPDGGTTNIRNTTSKHWMRWTGIENRCVVPFTRFAEPDPASKVEGGRTPNAWFARDESEPLMFFAGLWVRDWECVRKVKEGLIRCDLFAFLTTEPNAVVAPIHPKAMPVILSSQDDVERWLTTPWEEAKRLQRPVPESELVLLPQRAAARETPAMQPSLL
- the ligD gene encoding non-homologous end-joining DNA ligase; protein product: MTKRPRKPAAPLLHEQDLPLKSGRVRKRDPKQPELPFDPMPERVEPCLAKLVSKPPHGDEWSYELKWDGYRLTVHIEPGRVRILTRGGHDWTHRFPSIEEEARRFSPSTMILDGEAVVFNERGIPDFGMLQNSLGGRGGKLPSRNSVLLAFDLLYLDGHDLTRMEYSDRRNLLEDVLGEKTGAIRLSEEFDEDPDELLRHACAHELEGIIAKHRDRPYRSGRTGDWLKIKCVQRDTFAIIGYEPSKAVPGAIGSLLLAALKGPDYVYVGSVGTGFSQDQARSLKKQLDKLKTSVPPVRLSGKNLVLTAPSLLAEVEYRAWTHTRTLRHPSFKGLREVADWVEVYSL
- a CDS encoding SIR2 family protein; amino-acid sequence: MVTSQLAEAVKGQRCVLFLGAGASKEARNAEDRTPPDANQLRDILAEHFFSKKMPNRDVMAVAEMAIAAGGSSAQVYEKVRQAFTGFAPQKAHKLIPTFPWRAIATTNYDTIVEQAYRDVSNRIQQIVPFIKDDEPIDERLREEANPVPYLKLHGCLNHIHDTGIPPVLSREVYSSYSTNRKRLFLRLQDLAFEHTFIFVGYRLDDAHIRDLIYSLGPGKRPRWYMVTPNVEAEDVAFWGTKNVELIKSYFGEFMNALDQAVPPLFRRLSQAADVADFPIRRFFKSRTLESDATNRSLRTDLTFVHAGMPYEAQSAEQFYSGYDTGWGAIVNRLDVRRQVEEDILYKTILENEAPTGPVFVSVKGPAGSGKTVALKRSAFEAATSSNALVLWFNPSGALRPEVFLELYELSGQTIYLFIDDVALHIDGIMALLKHPSTSKLPLVVVGAERDADWNTYCGELETRFPGPELKVRYLSRREIDGLIDLLQKHQCLGLLEKEPRDAQVRLFETVAERQLLVALHQLTLGKPFEEVLRQEHQRISPEQARQLYLDIATMHQFSVSARAGTISRISGITFEDYQEKFFAPLQNIIQAQTDRYSKDYSYRTRHSRVAQLVFRQACASDEQKADQFARLITGLDFGYSSDSHALEQMTKGRSLADAFGEPAHGRRIFEAAVAVAPNQAFLYQQWALFELHHPRGSVEEAERRANEARLIDDKNTAVIHTQAEIDRIRATKVDSPLLKDQLRRRARERLDALSSNNRFAVSSRCKLLVDEIAELKRELGDDPAEHQAVFFAEKTRETESRIRLALQQFPDDPDIIQVEARFRDELDQEERALRALEKALRLNPRGSGAAIRVSRIYRERGREEALQVLNDALATNPDDKAIHSEIARHHLTCHSGDDSTIEGHLRRAYSPGDANYEARFELAQFLFSTGEMSKAADLFGEIDLKAPSAFRSTAATHETIFTKRIPRLSGYVQNVSGHMFFIRAGGYPREMLAHKSNLIDGEFEDIVIGTNVNFSVRFNRKGPVATSIALA